One window of the Anaeromyxobacter dehalogenans 2CP-C genome contains the following:
- the infC gene encoding translation initiation factor IF-3 produces the protein MAIQHRDPRGGGGSRDARTNRRIKAREVRVIGAEGEQLGVLPIDQALARAQELGMDLVEVSPMAKPPVCKIMDYGRFKYLEKKKQNEAKKKQVVVQLKEVKLRPRTEEHDYDTKIKKVREFLAEANKARITVMFRGREMSHRELGQKVLQRVIEDLRDVAVIESAPRMEGRQMFMILAPNPKMLQSQRDKAKAAAAAAPAAAPAAPAAGAPAPAPAPAAPAPAPAAADPAAQR, from the coding sequence ATGGCGATCCAGCACAGAGATCCGCGGGGCGGCGGCGGCAGCCGCGATGCGCGCACCAACCGCCGCATCAAGGCCCGCGAGGTTCGTGTCATCGGGGCCGAGGGCGAGCAGCTCGGCGTGCTCCCGATCGACCAGGCGCTGGCGCGCGCGCAGGAGCTGGGCATGGACCTCGTCGAGGTCAGCCCGATGGCGAAGCCGCCCGTCTGCAAGATCATGGACTACGGCCGCTTCAAGTACCTCGAGAAGAAGAAGCAGAACGAGGCCAAGAAGAAGCAGGTCGTGGTGCAGCTCAAGGAAGTGAAGCTCCGCCCGCGCACGGAGGAGCACGACTACGACACCAAGATCAAGAAGGTGCGCGAGTTCCTCGCCGAGGCGAACAAGGCTCGCATCACCGTGATGTTCCGCGGCCGCGAGATGTCGCACCGCGAGCTGGGCCAGAAGGTCCTGCAGCGGGTCATCGAGGACCTGCGCGACGTGGCGGTCATCGAGTCGGCGCCCCGCATGGAAGGGCGCCAGATGTTCATGATCCTCGCGCCGAACCCGAAGATGCTCCAGTCGCAGCGCGACAAGGCGAAGGCCGCGGCCGCCGCGGCGCCCGCCGCCGCTCCCGCTGCCCCCGCCGCCGGCGCACCCGCGCCGGCCCCGGCCCCCGCCGCCCCGGCGCCCGCGCCGGCCGCCGCGGACCCGGCCGCACAGAGATAG
- the ilvC gene encoding ketol-acid reductoisomerase yields MATIYYDKDANLDLLKKRKVAIIGYGSQGHAHALNLRDSGVDVRVGLAAGSKSKAKAEGAGLRVLSVAEASKEADVIMVLIPDQTQKKVYDEEIAPHLSKGKALLFAHGFNIHFVQVRPPPDVDVLLVAPKGPGHMVRRQYQDGRGIPGLVAVHQDATGQAKAVGLAYARGIGCTRAGVLETTFKEETETDLFGEQAVLCGGAAALVKNGFEVLVEAGYQPESAYFECLHELKLIVDLMYEGGLAWMRHSISDTAEYGDYTRGPRVVDGRSKDEMRKILKEIQGGHFAKEFILENQAGGPTMARYRAAEAAHPIEEVGKRLRDMMSWIREAKKDSSDPGSR; encoded by the coding sequence ATGGCGACCATCTATTACGACAAGGACGCGAACCTCGACCTGCTGAAGAAGCGGAAGGTCGCGATCATCGGCTACGGCTCGCAGGGCCACGCCCACGCGCTCAACCTGCGCGACTCCGGCGTGGACGTGCGGGTGGGCCTGGCGGCCGGCTCGAAGTCCAAGGCCAAGGCCGAGGGCGCCGGGCTGCGCGTCCTCTCGGTCGCGGAGGCCTCGAAGGAGGCCGACGTGATCATGGTCCTCATCCCGGACCAGACGCAGAAGAAGGTCTACGACGAGGAGATCGCGCCGCACCTGTCCAAGGGCAAGGCGCTGCTCTTCGCGCACGGCTTCAACATCCACTTCGTGCAGGTCCGCCCGCCGCCCGACGTGGACGTGCTCCTGGTCGCGCCGAAGGGCCCGGGCCACATGGTCCGCCGCCAGTACCAGGACGGCCGCGGCATCCCCGGCCTCGTCGCAGTCCACCAGGACGCGACCGGCCAGGCCAAGGCCGTCGGCCTCGCCTACGCCCGCGGCATCGGCTGCACCCGCGCCGGCGTCCTCGAGACCACGTTCAAGGAGGAGACCGAGACCGACCTGTTCGGCGAGCAGGCCGTGCTGTGCGGCGGCGCGGCGGCGCTGGTGAAGAACGGGTTCGAGGTGCTGGTCGAGGCCGGGTACCAGCCGGAGAGCGCGTACTTCGAGTGCCTCCACGAGCTGAAGCTCATCGTGGACCTCATGTACGAGGGCGGCCTGGCCTGGATGCGCCACTCGATCTCCGACACCGCGGAGTACGGCGACTACACCCGCGGCCCGCGGGTGGTGGACGGCCGCTCCAAGGACGAGATGCGCAAGATCCTCAAGGAGATCCAGGGCGGCCACTTCGCCAAGGAGTTCATCCTCGAGAACCAGGCGGGCGGCCCCACCATGGCCCGCTACCGCGCCGCCGAGGCCGCTCATCCCATCGAGGAGGTGGGCAAGCGGCTCCGCGACATGATGAGCTGGATCCGCGAGGCGAAGAAGGACTCGTCGGACCCGGGCAGCCGCTAG
- the ilvN gene encoding acetolactate synthase small subunit, protein MERTETPQPSGSTHTISLLVENKPGVLHRIAGLFSRRGYNIASLTVGPTERAEYSRMTIVVRLSSSPVDQVVRQVQKLVPVVEVRELSPQDLIERELLLAKIRTPERNHAELRALAETYEAVIVDVSPDALVVEASGTAGKLDALEERLRPFGIQELCRSGRIALERGFKTLAPPSLK, encoded by the coding sequence ATGGAACGGACCGAGACCCCGCAGCCGAGCGGCTCCACCCACACCATCAGCCTCCTCGTCGAGAACAAGCCGGGCGTGCTGCACCGGATCGCCGGGCTGTTCTCGCGCCGCGGCTACAACATCGCGAGCCTCACCGTCGGCCCCACCGAGCGGGCCGAGTACTCGCGCATGACCATCGTGGTCCGGCTCTCGTCGAGCCCGGTGGACCAGGTGGTCCGGCAGGTCCAGAAGCTGGTCCCGGTGGTGGAGGTGCGCGAGCTCTCGCCCCAGGACCTGATCGAGCGCGAGCTGCTGCTCGCCAAGATCCGCACGCCGGAGCGGAACCACGCCGAGCTCCGGGCGCTGGCCGAGACCTACGAGGCGGTGATCGTGGACGTCTCGCCCGACGCGCTGGTGGTCGAGGCGAGCGGCACCGCCGGCAAGCTCGACGCGCTGGAGGAGCGGCTCCGCCCCTTCGGCATCCAGGAACTCTGCCGCTCCGGGCGCATCGCCCTCGAGCGGGGCTTCAAGACGCTGGCTCCCCCCTCACTGAAGTAG